A genomic region of Manihot esculenta cultivar AM560-2 chromosome 15, M.esculenta_v8, whole genome shotgun sequence contains the following coding sequences:
- the LOC110602755 gene encoding cytochrome P450 724B1 has product MVILGFLSIVLSLILGLGLAFVIIHRFLNRNEPANLPNGTMGWPLCGETLAFLKPHRSNSMGTFLQQRCSKYGKVFKSHLFGSPAIVSCDHEFNLFILQNEEKLFQASYPTAMHGILGKFSLLLVSGDLHKKLRSIAVSFIAVSKSTPSFLHCVEKFAISMMESWKECKEVTFDKEVRKFTLNLMVKTLMSIEPEEPAASKILKDFRTYMKGFVSLPLDYPGSPYSKAVKARARLSSTVREIIKEREKEINAGLKVDFLDVILSKRRLTDEETVSIVLDILLGGYETTSTLISLIVYFLGHAPAALETLKKEHEAIRRSKEDGKPLDWEDYQKMEFTHNVISEAMRCGNVVKFVHREALQDVKYKEYFIPSGWKVLPVFTGAHFDPSLHENPFEFNPWRWTDKATSKKVVPFGGGPRLCPGADLAKVVTAFFLHHLVLSYRWKTKADDFPVAYPYVEFRRGLLLEIEAAQAMMGKEG; this is encoded by the exons ATGGTCATTCTTGGGTTTTTGTCCATTGTATTGTCTCTAATTTTAGGACTGGGCTTGGCCTTTGTGATCATCCATCGTTTTCTCAATAGAAATGAACCTGCAAATTTACCTAATGGAACCATGGGATGGCCTCTCTGTGGTGAGACTCTTGCCTTTCTCAAGCCTCATAGATCAAACTCCATGGGCACCTTCTTGCAACAACGCTGTTCAAA GTATGGGAAAGTTTTCAAATCACATCTCTTTGGTTCTCCTGCTATAGTTTCTTGTGACCATGAGTTCAACTTGTTTATCCTTCAGAATGAAGAGAAGTTGTTCCAAGCCAGCTATCCTACAGCCATGCATGGCATTCTTGGGAAGTTCTCATTACTGCTCGTCTCCGGTGACCTTCATAAGAAGCTTAGAAGCATAGCCGTAAGCTTCATTGCGGTGTCAAAGTCGACCCCCAGCTTCCTTCACTGTGTGGAAAAGTTTGCTATTTCAATGATGGAATCATGGAAAGAGTGTAAAGAAGTTACCTTTGATAAAGAAGTTAGAAAG TTTACACTCAATCTCATGGTGAAGACTCTTATGAGTATTGAACCAGAAGAGCCAGCAGCCTCCAAGATACTGAAAGATTTTCGAACTTACATGAAAGGGTTCGTGTCTTTGCCATTAGACTACCCTGGATCTCCTTACAGCAAAGCAGTAAAG GCAAGAGCGAGACTTTCTTCCACTGTGAGAGAGATtattaaagaaagagaaaaggagATCAATGCGGGGCTAAAAGTAGACTTTTTGGATGTTATTTTATCGAAACGTAGGCTAACCGATGAAGAAACTGTAAGCATTGTTTTGGACATCTTGCTTGGAGGCTATGAGACAACCTCGACACTCATTTCTCTAATTGTTTACTTTCTTGGACATGCACCAGCTGCTTTGGAAACCTTGAag AAAGAACATGAAGCTATAAGAAGAAGCAAAGAGGATGGCAAACCCTTGGACTGGGAAGATTACCAGAAAATGGAGTTTACCCACAAT GTTATATCAGAAGCTATGAGATGTGGGAACGTTGTCAAGTTTGTCCACCGTGAAGCTCTTCAAGATGTCAAATACAAAG AATATTTCATTCCTTCAGGATGGAAAGTGTTACCTGTGTTTACAGGAGCACATTTTGATCCATCCCTTCATGAAAATCCTTTCGAGTTTAATCCATGGAGATGGACT GATAAAGCGACAAGCAAAAAGGTGGTGCCGTTTGGTGGTGGACCTCGGCTATGTCCAGGGGCCGACCTAGCTAAAGTAGTGACTGCATTCTTCCTCCATCATCTTGTCCTAAGTTACAG ATGGAAAACAAAAGCAGATGACTTTCCTGTGGCTTATCCTTATGTGGAATTCCGGCGAGGCTTGCTTTTGGAGATTGAAGCAGCTCAGGCCATGATGGGAAAGGAAGGTTAA
- the LOC110600911 gene encoding proteasome subunit beta type-7-A has protein sequence MSKSTVEVPPMGGFSFDLCRRNDMLAKKGVNPPSFRKTGTTIVGIVFQDGVILGADTRATEGPIVCDKNCEKIHYMAPNIYCCGAGTAADTEAVTDMVSSQLQLHRYHTGRESRVITALTLLKKHLFNYQGHVSAALVLGGVDCTGPHLHTIYPHGSTDTLPFATMGSGSLAAMAIFESKYREGLNRDEGIKLVCEAICSGVFNDLGSGSNVDVCVITKGHKEYLRNHMLPNPRTYISSRGYTFPKKTEVLLTKITPLKGKEEVAERGDAMEE, from the exons ATGTCGAAATCGACGGTAGAGGTTCCTCCAATGGGTGGGTTCAGTTTCGATCTCTGCAGAAGAAACGATATGCTGGCAAAGAAGGGAGTTAATCCTCCCTCCTTTAGGAAAACAGGGACTACAATTGTTGGCATAGTTTTCCAG GATGGCGTCATTCTCGGGGCAGATACTAGAGCAACTGAGGGACCCATAGTTTGTGATAAGAATTGtgaaaaaattcattatatGGCACCAAATATCTATTGTTGTGGAGCAGGAACTGCTGCTGATACTGAGGCAGTAACAG ACATGGTCAGCTCACAGCTGCAGTTGCATCGGTACCATACTGGCCGAGAATCAAGGGTTATTACAGCATTGACTCTTCTTAAGAAGCATCTTTTCAA CTACCAAGGGCATGTCTCAGCTGCTTTGGTCCTTGGTGGGGTTGATTGCACTGGCCCTCATTTACATACT ATATATCCCCATGGATCAACTGACACATTGCCATTCGCTACAATGGGCTCTGGTTCTCTTGCGGCAATGGCTATTTTTGAATCAAAGTACAGAGAAGGACTGAAT AGGGATGAAGGTATAAAGCTTGTATGTGAAGCAATATGCTCTGGTGTATTTAATGACTTGGGAAGTGGAAGcaatgttgatgtttgtgttaTTACAAAG GGACATAAGGAATACCTGAGAAATCACATGTTACCAAATCCACGTACCTATATCAGTTCTAGAGGGTACACTTTTCCAAAGAAGACCG